From the Nocardiopsis changdeensis genome, one window contains:
- a CDS encoding acyl-CoA dehydrogenase, with product MASTLLSARDLRFLLYEWLDAESLTRRPHYADHSRETLDGALELAERVATDHFAPHNKANDANEPRFDGERVHVIPEVKKALEVLAETGLNALGLPASVGGGQIPHVVASACSAWFQAANLGSSAYPFLTVGNARLLLAHGTPEQVDTYVRPMVEGRFTGTMCLSEPQAGSSLADITTRAQDAGDGTYRLFGNKMWISAGDHELTENIVHLVLAKIPGGPPGVKGISLFIVPKYLVNADGSVGERNDVVPAGLNHKMGYRGTVNALLNFGEGAHTPGGEPGAVGYLVGEPHQGLRYMFHMMNGARIGVGAGAAAVGYTGYLKSLAYARERLQGRPLGDKDPANPPVPIIEHTDVRRMLLAQKSYVEGAMALVLYCARLVDEAATADGAADRERADALLDVLTPLVKSWPSQWCLEANSLAIQVHGGYGYTREYDVEQHYRDNRLNAIHEGTHGIQALDLLGRKAVQGGGAGLGLLVETARATSARARGLGGDEAEFAGLLDAALDRVVRTTAEAWANGDPAEALANATPYMEAVGHVVVAWMWLEQLVAAHGRSDAPGEAFYTGKRAAAAYFFRHELPRTGPRFDLVSSRDRTVLDTPADAL from the coding sequence GTGGCGTCCACCCTGCTGTCCGCGCGCGACCTGCGATTCCTGCTCTACGAATGGCTCGACGCCGAGTCCCTCACCCGGCGCCCCCACTACGCCGACCACTCCCGCGAGACCCTCGACGGCGCCCTGGAGCTGGCCGAACGCGTCGCCACCGACCACTTCGCCCCGCACAACAAGGCCAACGACGCCAACGAGCCGCGCTTCGACGGCGAACGCGTCCACGTGATCCCCGAGGTCAAGAAGGCCCTGGAGGTCCTGGCCGAGACCGGCCTCAACGCGCTCGGCCTGCCCGCCTCCGTGGGCGGCGGGCAGATCCCCCACGTGGTGGCCAGCGCGTGCAGCGCCTGGTTCCAGGCCGCCAACCTGGGCTCCTCCGCCTACCCCTTCCTCACCGTCGGCAACGCCCGGCTGCTGCTCGCCCACGGCACCCCCGAGCAGGTCGACACCTACGTGCGGCCCATGGTGGAGGGCCGGTTCACCGGCACCATGTGCCTGTCCGAGCCGCAGGCCGGCAGCTCCCTGGCCGACATCACCACCCGCGCGCAGGACGCCGGGGACGGCACGTACCGGCTGTTCGGCAACAAGATGTGGATCTCGGCGGGCGACCACGAGCTCACCGAGAACATCGTCCACCTGGTGCTGGCCAAGATCCCCGGCGGCCCGCCCGGGGTCAAGGGCATCTCGCTGTTCATCGTGCCCAAGTACCTGGTGAACGCCGACGGGTCGGTCGGCGAGCGCAACGACGTCGTCCCCGCCGGCCTCAACCACAAAATGGGCTACCGCGGCACCGTCAACGCGCTGCTCAACTTCGGCGAGGGCGCGCACACCCCCGGCGGGGAGCCCGGCGCGGTCGGCTACCTGGTCGGGGAGCCGCACCAGGGGCTGCGCTACATGTTCCACATGATGAACGGCGCCCGGATCGGGGTGGGGGCGGGCGCCGCCGCCGTCGGCTACACCGGGTACCTGAAGTCGCTGGCCTACGCCCGCGAGCGCCTCCAGGGCCGCCCGCTGGGCGACAAGGACCCGGCGAACCCGCCGGTGCCGATCATCGAGCACACCGACGTGCGGCGGATGCTGCTGGCGCAGAAGAGCTACGTGGAGGGGGCGATGGCCCTGGTCCTGTACTGCGCCCGGCTGGTCGACGAGGCCGCCACCGCCGACGGCGCCGCGGACCGCGAGCGGGCCGACGCCCTGCTGGACGTGCTCACCCCCCTCGTCAAGAGCTGGCCCTCGCAGTGGTGCCTGGAGGCCAACAGCCTGGCGATCCAGGTGCACGGCGGCTACGGGTACACGCGCGAGTACGACGTGGAGCAGCACTACCGGGACAACCGACTCAACGCGATCCACGAGGGCACCCACGGGATCCAGGCCCTGGACCTGCTGGGCCGCAAGGCGGTGCAGGGCGGCGGGGCCGGGCTGGGGCTGCTGGTGGAGACCGCGCGCGCCACCTCCGCCCGGGCCCGCGGCCTGGGCGGGGACGAGGCGGAGTTCGCCGGGCTGCTGGACGCCGCCCTGGACCGGGTCGTGCGGACCACGGCGGAGGCCTGGGCGAACGGCGACCCGGCGGAGGCGCTGGCCAACGCCACCCCCTACATGGAGGCCGTCGGGCACGTGGTGGTGGCGTGGATGTGGCTGGAGCAGCTGGTGGCCGCGCACGGCAGGAGCGACGCCCCGGGCGAGGCGTTCTACACGGGCAAGCGGGCGGCGGCCGCGTACTTCTTCCGGCACGAGCTGCCGCGCACCGGGCCGCGGTTCGACCTGGTGTCCTCCCGCGACCGCACCGTCCTGGACACGCCGGCCGACGCCCTCTGA